In one window of Drosophila mauritiana strain mau12 chromosome X, ASM438214v1, whole genome shotgun sequence DNA:
- the LOC117146407 gene encoding insulin-like growth factor 2 mRNA-binding protein 1 isoform X8, which translates to MASELDQFADLELSKEDREQIFDPPLDRQQLEGAGTSRAAVGLNGVEFEGSKLHAEQLDKNQRRSQRNQRNPYPGMPGPGRQADFPLRILVQSEMVGAIIGRQGSTIRTITQQSRARVDVHRKENVGSLEKSITIYGNPENCTNACKRILEVMQQEAISTNKGEICLKILAHNNLIGRIIGKSGNTIKRIMQDTDTKITVSSINDINSFNLERIITVKGLIENMSRAENQISTKLRQSYENDLQAMAPQSLMFPGLHPMAMMSTPGNGMVFNTSMPFPSCQSFAMSKTPASVVPPVFPNDLQETTYLYIPNNAVGAIIGTKGSHIRSIMRFSNASLKIAPLDADKPLDQQTERKVTIVGTPEGQWKAQYMIFEKMREEGFMCGTDDVRLTVELLVASSQVGRIIGKGGQNVRELQRVTGSVIKLPEHALAPPSGGDEETPVHIIGLFYSVQSAQRRIRAMMLSTNPPPITKKQKAAKEQLQQQQQSLAGAASSGSQQQQPQSPSQQQALPPQLHHQPVSSASSSSTPPAHHQQQASTAATSHQLQQQPSPPPPGNATAAAAQQQQLASSQQ; encoded by the exons AGCTGCTGTTGGTCTGAACGGTGTCGAGTTCGAGGGCAGCAAGCTGCATGCCGAGCAGCTGGACAAGAACCAGCGGCGTAGCCAGCGTAACCAGCGCAATCCGTATCCGGGTATGCCCGGTCCCGGACGCCAGGCGGACTTTCCGCTGCGCATTCTTGTGCAGAGCGAAATGGTGGGTGCCATTATTGGTCGACAGGGCAGCACCATCAGGACGATCACACAACAGAGCCGTGCTCGCGTCGACGTCCATCGCAAGGAGAATGTTGGATCGCTGGAGAAATCGATTACGATCTATGGCAATCCGGAGAACTGCACCAACGCCTGCAAGCGCATTCTGGAAGTGATGCAGCAGGAGGCCATCTCCACGAACAAGGG TGAAATTTGCCTCAAAATACTCGCCCACAACAATCTGATTGGACGAATCATTGGCAAGTCGGGCAATACCATTAAACGGATCATGCAGGACACCGATACGAAGATCACTGTCAGCTCTATCAACGACATCAACAGCTTCAACTTGGAGCGAATCATCACGGTCAAGGGATTGATTGAGAACATGTCGCGTGCTGAGAACCAAATTAGCACCAAGCTGCGCCAGAGCTACGAGAACGATCTGCAGGCAATGGCGCCGCAGAGCCTCATGTTCCCCGGTCTCCATCCGATGGCAATGATGTCGACACCGGGCAACGGCATGGTCTTCAATACGAGCATGCCGTTCCCCTCGTGTCAAAGCTTTGCCATGTCCAAGACCCCGGCTAGTGTGGTGCCACCGGTCTTCCCCAATGACCTGCAGGAGACGACCTATCTCTACATACCCAACAACGCTGTCGGCGCCATTATCGGCACCAAGGGCTCTCATATCCGAAGCATAATGCGCTTCTCGAACGCATCCCTTAAAATAGCCCCTCTCGACGCCGACAAGCCGCTGGACCAACAAACGGAGCGCAAGGTGACGATTGTTGGCACACCGGAGGGTCAGTGGAAGGCGCAGTACATGATCTTCGAGAAGATGCGCGAAGAAGGCTTCATGTGTGGCACGGACGATGTGCGCCTGACGGTTGAGTTGCTTGTGGCCAGCTCTCAG GTGGGCCGTATCATTGGCAAGGGTGGCCAAAATGTGCGGGAATTGCAGCGCGTGACGGGCAGTGTGATCAAGTTGCCCGAACATGCCCTTGCTCCGCCGTCCGGCGGAGATGAGGAGACTCCAGTGCACATCATCGGACTATTTTATAGTGTACAG TCTGCCCAGCGACGCATCCGAGCCATGATGCTTTCGACAAATCCGCCGCCAATAACCAAAAAACAGAAAGCTGCCAAAGAACAattgcaacaacagcaacagagcCTAGCCGGAGCCGCGTCCAGCGGttcccagcagcaacagccacaGTCGCCATCTCAACAACAGGCACTGCCGCCGCAATTGCATCATCAGCCTGTGTCGTCGGCGTCGTCATCGTCGACGCCGCCTGcacaccatcagcagcaggcGTCGACGGCAGCGACCTCAcaccagctgcagcagcagccatcGCCGCCGCCACCTGGCAATGCAACTGCGGCCGCagctcagcagcagcagctggcgAGCTCACAACAGTAA
- the LOC117146407 gene encoding insulin-like growth factor 2 mRNA-binding protein 1 isoform X3 gives MASELDQFADLELSKEDREQIFDPPLDRQQLEGAGTSSVTTSKILISGIPMQTRFEDIEPLLKPYGIVKQCEAISSKDQNTQTVHITFENPEQAQRAAVGLNGVEFEGSKLHAEQLDKNQRRSQRNQRNPYPGMPGPGRQADFPLRILVQSEMVGAIIGRQGSTIRTITQQSRARVDVHRKENVGSLEKSITIYGNPENCTNACKRILEVMQQEAISTNKGELSPECSEICLKILAHNNLIGRIIGKSGNTIKRIMQDTDTKITVSSINDINSFNLERIITVKGLIENMSRAENQISTKLRQSYENDLQAMAPQSLMFPGLHPMAMMSTPGNGMVFNTSMPFPSCQSFAMSKTPASVVPPVFPNDLQETTYLYIPNNAVGAIIGTKGSHIRSIMRFSNASLKIAPLDADKPLDQQTERKVTIVGTPEGQWKAQYMIFEKMREEGFMCGTDDVRLTVELLVASSQVGRIIGKGGQNVRELQRVTGSVIKLPEHALAPPSGGDEETPVHIIGLFYSVQSAQRRIRAMMLSTNPPPITKKQKAAKEQLQQQQQSLAGAASSGSQQQQPQSPSQQQALPPQLHHQPVSSASSSSTPPAHHQQQASTAATSHQLQQQPSPPPPGNATAAAAQQQQLASSQQ, from the exons TGTTACGACATCAAAAATCTTAATAAGCGGCATACCGATGCAAACACGTTTCGAAGACATCGAACCGCTACTGAAGCCCTATGGCATCGTCAAACAGTGTGAGGCTATTTCTAGTAAGGATCAAAATACTCAAACAGTACATATAACATTCGAAAATCCTGAGCAGGCGCAAAG AGCTGCTGTTGGTCTGAACGGTGTCGAGTTCGAGGGCAGCAAGCTGCATGCCGAGCAGCTGGACAAGAACCAGCGGCGTAGCCAGCGTAACCAGCGCAATCCGTATCCGGGTATGCCCGGTCCCGGACGCCAGGCGGACTTTCCGCTGCGCATTCTTGTGCAGAGCGAAATGGTGGGTGCCATTATTGGTCGACAGGGCAGCACCATCAGGACGATCACACAACAGAGCCGTGCTCGCGTCGACGTCCATCGCAAGGAGAATGTTGGATCGCTGGAGAAATCGATTACGATCTATGGCAATCCGGAGAACTGCACCAACGCCTGCAAGCGCATTCTGGAAGTGATGCAGCAGGAGGCCATCTCCACGAACAAGGG TGAACTCTCACCGGAATGCAGTGAAATTTGCCTCAAAATACTCGCCCACAACAATCTGATTGGACGAATCATTGGCAAGTCGGGCAATACCATTAAACGGATCATGCAGGACACCGATACGAAGATCACTGTCAGCTCTATCAACGACATCAACAGCTTCAACTTGGAGCGAATCATCACGGTCAAGGGATTGATTGAGAACATGTCGCGTGCTGAGAACCAAATTAGCACCAAGCTGCGCCAGAGCTACGAGAACGATCTGCAGGCAATGGCGCCGCAGAGCCTCATGTTCCCCGGTCTCCATCCGATGGCAATGATGTCGACACCGGGCAACGGCATGGTCTTCAATACGAGCATGCCGTTCCCCTCGTGTCAAAGCTTTGCCATGTCCAAGACCCCGGCTAGTGTGGTGCCACCGGTCTTCCCCAATGACCTGCAGGAGACGACCTATCTCTACATACCCAACAACGCTGTCGGCGCCATTATCGGCACCAAGGGCTCTCATATCCGAAGCATAATGCGCTTCTCGAACGCATCCCTTAAAATAGCCCCTCTCGACGCCGACAAGCCGCTGGACCAACAAACGGAGCGCAAGGTGACGATTGTTGGCACACCGGAGGGTCAGTGGAAGGCGCAGTACATGATCTTCGAGAAGATGCGCGAAGAAGGCTTCATGTGTGGCACGGACGATGTGCGCCTGACGGTTGAGTTGCTTGTGGCCAGCTCTCAG GTGGGCCGTATCATTGGCAAGGGTGGCCAAAATGTGCGGGAATTGCAGCGCGTGACGGGCAGTGTGATCAAGTTGCCCGAACATGCCCTTGCTCCGCCGTCCGGCGGAGATGAGGAGACTCCAGTGCACATCATCGGACTATTTTATAGTGTACAG TCTGCCCAGCGACGCATCCGAGCCATGATGCTTTCGACAAATCCGCCGCCAATAACCAAAAAACAGAAAGCTGCCAAAGAACAattgcaacaacagcaacagagcCTAGCCGGAGCCGCGTCCAGCGGttcccagcagcaacagccacaGTCGCCATCTCAACAACAGGCACTGCCGCCGCAATTGCATCATCAGCCTGTGTCGTCGGCGTCGTCATCGTCGACGCCGCCTGcacaccatcagcagcaggcGTCGACGGCAGCGACCTCAcaccagctgcagcagcagccatcGCCGCCGCCACCTGGCAATGCAACTGCGGCCGCagctcagcagcagcagctggcgAGCTCACAACAGTAA
- the LOC117146407 gene encoding insulin-like growth factor 2 mRNA-binding protein 1 isoform X6, whose product MQSNNNSSRLNNNINNNYYQQKQSLIRYLDRAAVGLNGVEFEGSKLHAEQLDKNQRRSQRNQRNPYPGMPGPGRQADFPLRILVQSEMVGAIIGRQGSTIRTITQQSRARVDVHRKENVGSLEKSITIYGNPENCTNACKRILEVMQQEAISTNKGEICLKILAHNNLIGRIIGKSGNTIKRIMQDTDTKITVSSINDINSFNLERIITVKGLIENMSRAENQISTKLRQSYENDLQAMAPQSLMFPGLHPMAMMSTPGNGMVFNTSMPFPSCQSFAMSKTPASVVPPVFPNDLQETTYLYIPNNAVGAIIGTKGSHIRSIMRFSNASLKIAPLDADKPLDQQTERKVTIVGTPEGQWKAQYMIFEKMREEGFMCGTDDVRLTVELLVASSQVGRIIGKGGQNVRELQRVTGSVIKLPEHALAPPSGGDEETPVHIIGLFYSVQSAQRRIRAMMLSTNPPPITKKQKAAKEQLQQQQQSLAGAASSGSQQQQPQSPSQQQALPPQLHHQPVSSASSSSTPPAHHQQQASTAATSHQLQQQPSPPPPGNATAAAAQQQQLASSQQ is encoded by the exons ATGCAGAGCAACAATAATAGCAGCAGACTCAACAACAACATAAACAACAATTATTATCAACAAAAACAATCGCTTATACGCTATTTGGATCG AGCTGCTGTTGGTCTGAACGGTGTCGAGTTCGAGGGCAGCAAGCTGCATGCCGAGCAGCTGGACAAGAACCAGCGGCGTAGCCAGCGTAACCAGCGCAATCCGTATCCGGGTATGCCCGGTCCCGGACGCCAGGCGGACTTTCCGCTGCGCATTCTTGTGCAGAGCGAAATGGTGGGTGCCATTATTGGTCGACAGGGCAGCACCATCAGGACGATCACACAACAGAGCCGTGCTCGCGTCGACGTCCATCGCAAGGAGAATGTTGGATCGCTGGAGAAATCGATTACGATCTATGGCAATCCGGAGAACTGCACCAACGCCTGCAAGCGCATTCTGGAAGTGATGCAGCAGGAGGCCATCTCCACGAACAAGGG TGAAATTTGCCTCAAAATACTCGCCCACAACAATCTGATTGGACGAATCATTGGCAAGTCGGGCAATACCATTAAACGGATCATGCAGGACACCGATACGAAGATCACTGTCAGCTCTATCAACGACATCAACAGCTTCAACTTGGAGCGAATCATCACGGTCAAGGGATTGATTGAGAACATGTCGCGTGCTGAGAACCAAATTAGCACCAAGCTGCGCCAGAGCTACGAGAACGATCTGCAGGCAATGGCGCCGCAGAGCCTCATGTTCCCCGGTCTCCATCCGATGGCAATGATGTCGACACCGGGCAACGGCATGGTCTTCAATACGAGCATGCCGTTCCCCTCGTGTCAAAGCTTTGCCATGTCCAAGACCCCGGCTAGTGTGGTGCCACCGGTCTTCCCCAATGACCTGCAGGAGACGACCTATCTCTACATACCCAACAACGCTGTCGGCGCCATTATCGGCACCAAGGGCTCTCATATCCGAAGCATAATGCGCTTCTCGAACGCATCCCTTAAAATAGCCCCTCTCGACGCCGACAAGCCGCTGGACCAACAAACGGAGCGCAAGGTGACGATTGTTGGCACACCGGAGGGTCAGTGGAAGGCGCAGTACATGATCTTCGAGAAGATGCGCGAAGAAGGCTTCATGTGTGGCACGGACGATGTGCGCCTGACGGTTGAGTTGCTTGTGGCCAGCTCTCAG GTGGGCCGTATCATTGGCAAGGGTGGCCAAAATGTGCGGGAATTGCAGCGCGTGACGGGCAGTGTGATCAAGTTGCCCGAACATGCCCTTGCTCCGCCGTCCGGCGGAGATGAGGAGACTCCAGTGCACATCATCGGACTATTTTATAGTGTACAG TCTGCCCAGCGACGCATCCGAGCCATGATGCTTTCGACAAATCCGCCGCCAATAACCAAAAAACAGAAAGCTGCCAAAGAACAattgcaacaacagcaacagagcCTAGCCGGAGCCGCGTCCAGCGGttcccagcagcaacagccacaGTCGCCATCTCAACAACAGGCACTGCCGCCGCAATTGCATCATCAGCCTGTGTCGTCGGCGTCGTCATCGTCGACGCCGCCTGcacaccatcagcagcaggcGTCGACGGCAGCGACCTCAcaccagctgcagcagcagccatcGCCGCCGCCACCTGGCAATGCAACTGCGGCCGCagctcagcagcagcagctggcgAGCTCACAACAGTAA
- the LOC117146407 gene encoding insulin-like growth factor 2 mRNA-binding protein 1 isoform X4, which translates to MQSNNNSSRLNNNINNNYYQQKQSLIRYLDRVTTSKILISGIPMQTRFEDIEPLLKPYGIVKQCEAISSKDQNTQTVHITFENPEQAQRAAVGLNGVEFEGSKLHAEQLDKNQRRSQRNQRNPYPGMPGPGRQADFPLRILVQSEMVGAIIGRQGSTIRTITQQSRARVDVHRKENVGSLEKSITIYGNPENCTNACKRILEVMQQEAISTNKGELSPECSEICLKILAHNNLIGRIIGKSGNTIKRIMQDTDTKITVSSINDINSFNLERIITVKGLIENMSRAENQISTKLRQSYENDLQAMAPQSLMFPGLHPMAMMSTPGNGMVFNTSMPFPSCQSFAMSKTPASVVPPVFPNDLQETTYLYIPNNAVGAIIGTKGSHIRSIMRFSNASLKIAPLDADKPLDQQTERKVTIVGTPEGQWKAQYMIFEKMREEGFMCGTDDVRLTVELLVASSQVGRIIGKGGQNVRELQRVTGSVIKLPEHALAPPSGGDEETPVHIIGLFYSVQSAQRRIRAMMLSTNPPPITKKQKAAKEQLQQQQQSLAGAASSGSQQQQPQSPSQQQALPPQLHHQPVSSASSSSTPPAHHQQQASTAATSHQLQQQPSPPPPGNATAAAAQQQQLASSQQ; encoded by the exons ATGCAGAGCAACAATAATAGCAGCAGACTCAACAACAACATAAACAACAATTATTATCAACAAAAACAATCGCTTATACGCTATTTGGATCG TGTTACGACATCAAAAATCTTAATAAGCGGCATACCGATGCAAACACGTTTCGAAGACATCGAACCGCTACTGAAGCCCTATGGCATCGTCAAACAGTGTGAGGCTATTTCTAGTAAGGATCAAAATACTCAAACAGTACATATAACATTCGAAAATCCTGAGCAGGCGCAAAG AGCTGCTGTTGGTCTGAACGGTGTCGAGTTCGAGGGCAGCAAGCTGCATGCCGAGCAGCTGGACAAGAACCAGCGGCGTAGCCAGCGTAACCAGCGCAATCCGTATCCGGGTATGCCCGGTCCCGGACGCCAGGCGGACTTTCCGCTGCGCATTCTTGTGCAGAGCGAAATGGTGGGTGCCATTATTGGTCGACAGGGCAGCACCATCAGGACGATCACACAACAGAGCCGTGCTCGCGTCGACGTCCATCGCAAGGAGAATGTTGGATCGCTGGAGAAATCGATTACGATCTATGGCAATCCGGAGAACTGCACCAACGCCTGCAAGCGCATTCTGGAAGTGATGCAGCAGGAGGCCATCTCCACGAACAAGGG TGAACTCTCACCGGAATGCAGTGAAATTTGCCTCAAAATACTCGCCCACAACAATCTGATTGGACGAATCATTGGCAAGTCGGGCAATACCATTAAACGGATCATGCAGGACACCGATACGAAGATCACTGTCAGCTCTATCAACGACATCAACAGCTTCAACTTGGAGCGAATCATCACGGTCAAGGGATTGATTGAGAACATGTCGCGTGCTGAGAACCAAATTAGCACCAAGCTGCGCCAGAGCTACGAGAACGATCTGCAGGCAATGGCGCCGCAGAGCCTCATGTTCCCCGGTCTCCATCCGATGGCAATGATGTCGACACCGGGCAACGGCATGGTCTTCAATACGAGCATGCCGTTCCCCTCGTGTCAAAGCTTTGCCATGTCCAAGACCCCGGCTAGTGTGGTGCCACCGGTCTTCCCCAATGACCTGCAGGAGACGACCTATCTCTACATACCCAACAACGCTGTCGGCGCCATTATCGGCACCAAGGGCTCTCATATCCGAAGCATAATGCGCTTCTCGAACGCATCCCTTAAAATAGCCCCTCTCGACGCCGACAAGCCGCTGGACCAACAAACGGAGCGCAAGGTGACGATTGTTGGCACACCGGAGGGTCAGTGGAAGGCGCAGTACATGATCTTCGAGAAGATGCGCGAAGAAGGCTTCATGTGTGGCACGGACGATGTGCGCCTGACGGTTGAGTTGCTTGTGGCCAGCTCTCAG GTGGGCCGTATCATTGGCAAGGGTGGCCAAAATGTGCGGGAATTGCAGCGCGTGACGGGCAGTGTGATCAAGTTGCCCGAACATGCCCTTGCTCCGCCGTCCGGCGGAGATGAGGAGACTCCAGTGCACATCATCGGACTATTTTATAGTGTACAG TCTGCCCAGCGACGCATCCGAGCCATGATGCTTTCGACAAATCCGCCGCCAATAACCAAAAAACAGAAAGCTGCCAAAGAACAattgcaacaacagcaacagagcCTAGCCGGAGCCGCGTCCAGCGGttcccagcagcaacagccacaGTCGCCATCTCAACAACAGGCACTGCCGCCGCAATTGCATCATCAGCCTGTGTCGTCGGCGTCGTCATCGTCGACGCCGCCTGcacaccatcagcagcaggcGTCGACGGCAGCGACCTCAcaccagctgcagcagcagccatcGCCGCCGCCACCTGGCAATGCAACTGCGGCCGCagctcagcagcagcagctggcgAGCTCACAACAGTAA
- the LOC117146407 gene encoding insulin-like growth factor 2 mRNA-binding protein 1 isoform X7, whose product MASELDQFADLELSKEDREQIFDPPLDRQQLEGAGTSRAAVGLNGVEFEGSKLHAEQLDKNQRRSQRNQRNPYPGMPGPGRQADFPLRILVQSEMVGAIIGRQGSTIRTITQQSRARVDVHRKENVGSLEKSITIYGNPENCTNACKRILEVMQQEAISTNKGELSPECSEICLKILAHNNLIGRIIGKSGNTIKRIMQDTDTKITVSSINDINSFNLERIITVKGLIENMSRAENQISTKLRQSYENDLQAMAPQSLMFPGLHPMAMMSTPGNGMVFNTSMPFPSCQSFAMSKTPASVVPPVFPNDLQETTYLYIPNNAVGAIIGTKGSHIRSIMRFSNASLKIAPLDADKPLDQQTERKVTIVGTPEGQWKAQYMIFEKMREEGFMCGTDDVRLTVELLVASSQVGRIIGKGGQNVRELQRVTGSVIKLPEHALAPPSGGDEETPVHIIGLFYSVQSAQRRIRAMMLSTNPPPITKKQKAAKEQLQQQQQSLAGAASSGSQQQQPQSPSQQQALPPQLHHQPVSSASSSSTPPAHHQQQASTAATSHQLQQQPSPPPPGNATAAAAQQQQLASSQQ is encoded by the exons AGCTGCTGTTGGTCTGAACGGTGTCGAGTTCGAGGGCAGCAAGCTGCATGCCGAGCAGCTGGACAAGAACCAGCGGCGTAGCCAGCGTAACCAGCGCAATCCGTATCCGGGTATGCCCGGTCCCGGACGCCAGGCGGACTTTCCGCTGCGCATTCTTGTGCAGAGCGAAATGGTGGGTGCCATTATTGGTCGACAGGGCAGCACCATCAGGACGATCACACAACAGAGCCGTGCTCGCGTCGACGTCCATCGCAAGGAGAATGTTGGATCGCTGGAGAAATCGATTACGATCTATGGCAATCCGGAGAACTGCACCAACGCCTGCAAGCGCATTCTGGAAGTGATGCAGCAGGAGGCCATCTCCACGAACAAGGG TGAACTCTCACCGGAATGCAGTGAAATTTGCCTCAAAATACTCGCCCACAACAATCTGATTGGACGAATCATTGGCAAGTCGGGCAATACCATTAAACGGATCATGCAGGACACCGATACGAAGATCACTGTCAGCTCTATCAACGACATCAACAGCTTCAACTTGGAGCGAATCATCACGGTCAAGGGATTGATTGAGAACATGTCGCGTGCTGAGAACCAAATTAGCACCAAGCTGCGCCAGAGCTACGAGAACGATCTGCAGGCAATGGCGCCGCAGAGCCTCATGTTCCCCGGTCTCCATCCGATGGCAATGATGTCGACACCGGGCAACGGCATGGTCTTCAATACGAGCATGCCGTTCCCCTCGTGTCAAAGCTTTGCCATGTCCAAGACCCCGGCTAGTGTGGTGCCACCGGTCTTCCCCAATGACCTGCAGGAGACGACCTATCTCTACATACCCAACAACGCTGTCGGCGCCATTATCGGCACCAAGGGCTCTCATATCCGAAGCATAATGCGCTTCTCGAACGCATCCCTTAAAATAGCCCCTCTCGACGCCGACAAGCCGCTGGACCAACAAACGGAGCGCAAGGTGACGATTGTTGGCACACCGGAGGGTCAGTGGAAGGCGCAGTACATGATCTTCGAGAAGATGCGCGAAGAAGGCTTCATGTGTGGCACGGACGATGTGCGCCTGACGGTTGAGTTGCTTGTGGCCAGCTCTCAG GTGGGCCGTATCATTGGCAAGGGTGGCCAAAATGTGCGGGAATTGCAGCGCGTGACGGGCAGTGTGATCAAGTTGCCCGAACATGCCCTTGCTCCGCCGTCCGGCGGAGATGAGGAGACTCCAGTGCACATCATCGGACTATTTTATAGTGTACAG TCTGCCCAGCGACGCATCCGAGCCATGATGCTTTCGACAAATCCGCCGCCAATAACCAAAAAACAGAAAGCTGCCAAAGAACAattgcaacaacagcaacagagcCTAGCCGGAGCCGCGTCCAGCGGttcccagcagcaacagccacaGTCGCCATCTCAACAACAGGCACTGCCGCCGCAATTGCATCATCAGCCTGTGTCGTCGGCGTCGTCATCGTCGACGCCGCCTGcacaccatcagcagcaggcGTCGACGGCAGCGACCTCAcaccagctgcagcagcagccatcGCCGCCGCCACCTGGCAATGCAACTGCGGCCGCagctcagcagcagcagctggcgAGCTCACAACAGTAA
- the LOC117146407 gene encoding insulin-like growth factor 2 mRNA-binding protein 1 isoform X2: MQSNNNSSRLNNNINNNYYQQKQSLIRYLDRVTTSKILISGIPMQTRFEDIEPLLKPYGIVKQCEAISSKDQNTQTVHITFENPEQAQRAAVGLNGVEFEGSKLHAEQLDKNQRRSQRNQRNPYPGMPGPGRQADFPLRILVQSEMVGAIIGRQGSTIRTITQQSRARVDVHRKENVGSLEKSITIYGNPENCTNACKRILEVMQQEAISTNKGEICLKILAHNNLIGRIIGKSGNTIKRIMQDTDTKITVSSINDINSFNLERIITVKGLIENMSRAENQISTKLRQSYENDLQAMAPQSLMFPGLHPMAMMSTPGNGMVFNTSMPFPSCQSFAMSKTPASVVPPVFPNDLQETTYLYIPNNAVGAIIGTKGSHIRSIMRFSNASLKIAPLDADKPLDQQTERKVTIVGTPEGQWKAQYMIFEKMREEGFMCGTDDVRLTVELLVASSQVGRIIGKGGQNVRELQRVTGSVIKLPEHALAPPSGGDEETPVHIIGLFYSVQSAQRRIRAMMLSTNPPPITKKQKAAKEQLQQQQQSLAGAASSGSQQQQPQSPSQQQALPPQLHHQPVSSASSSSTPPAHHQQQASTAATSHQLQQQPSPPPPGNATAAAAQQQQLASSQQ; encoded by the exons ATGCAGAGCAACAATAATAGCAGCAGACTCAACAACAACATAAACAACAATTATTATCAACAAAAACAATCGCTTATACGCTATTTGGATCG TGTTACGACATCAAAAATCTTAATAAGCGGCATACCGATGCAAACACGTTTCGAAGACATCGAACCGCTACTGAAGCCCTATGGCATCGTCAAACAGTGTGAGGCTATTTCTAGTAAGGATCAAAATACTCAAACAGTACATATAACATTCGAAAATCCTGAGCAGGCGCAAAG AGCTGCTGTTGGTCTGAACGGTGTCGAGTTCGAGGGCAGCAAGCTGCATGCCGAGCAGCTGGACAAGAACCAGCGGCGTAGCCAGCGTAACCAGCGCAATCCGTATCCGGGTATGCCCGGTCCCGGACGCCAGGCGGACTTTCCGCTGCGCATTCTTGTGCAGAGCGAAATGGTGGGTGCCATTATTGGTCGACAGGGCAGCACCATCAGGACGATCACACAACAGAGCCGTGCTCGCGTCGACGTCCATCGCAAGGAGAATGTTGGATCGCTGGAGAAATCGATTACGATCTATGGCAATCCGGAGAACTGCACCAACGCCTGCAAGCGCATTCTGGAAGTGATGCAGCAGGAGGCCATCTCCACGAACAAGGG TGAAATTTGCCTCAAAATACTCGCCCACAACAATCTGATTGGACGAATCATTGGCAAGTCGGGCAATACCATTAAACGGATCATGCAGGACACCGATACGAAGATCACTGTCAGCTCTATCAACGACATCAACAGCTTCAACTTGGAGCGAATCATCACGGTCAAGGGATTGATTGAGAACATGTCGCGTGCTGAGAACCAAATTAGCACCAAGCTGCGCCAGAGCTACGAGAACGATCTGCAGGCAATGGCGCCGCAGAGCCTCATGTTCCCCGGTCTCCATCCGATGGCAATGATGTCGACACCGGGCAACGGCATGGTCTTCAATACGAGCATGCCGTTCCCCTCGTGTCAAAGCTTTGCCATGTCCAAGACCCCGGCTAGTGTGGTGCCACCGGTCTTCCCCAATGACCTGCAGGAGACGACCTATCTCTACATACCCAACAACGCTGTCGGCGCCATTATCGGCACCAAGGGCTCTCATATCCGAAGCATAATGCGCTTCTCGAACGCATCCCTTAAAATAGCCCCTCTCGACGCCGACAAGCCGCTGGACCAACAAACGGAGCGCAAGGTGACGATTGTTGGCACACCGGAGGGTCAGTGGAAGGCGCAGTACATGATCTTCGAGAAGATGCGCGAAGAAGGCTTCATGTGTGGCACGGACGATGTGCGCCTGACGGTTGAGTTGCTTGTGGCCAGCTCTCAG GTGGGCCGTATCATTGGCAAGGGTGGCCAAAATGTGCGGGAATTGCAGCGCGTGACGGGCAGTGTGATCAAGTTGCCCGAACATGCCCTTGCTCCGCCGTCCGGCGGAGATGAGGAGACTCCAGTGCACATCATCGGACTATTTTATAGTGTACAG TCTGCCCAGCGACGCATCCGAGCCATGATGCTTTCGACAAATCCGCCGCCAATAACCAAAAAACAGAAAGCTGCCAAAGAACAattgcaacaacagcaacagagcCTAGCCGGAGCCGCGTCCAGCGGttcccagcagcaacagccacaGTCGCCATCTCAACAACAGGCACTGCCGCCGCAATTGCATCATCAGCCTGTGTCGTCGGCGTCGTCATCGTCGACGCCGCCTGcacaccatcagcagcaggcGTCGACGGCAGCGACCTCAcaccagctgcagcagcagccatcGCCGCCGCCACCTGGCAATGCAACTGCGGCCGCagctcagcagcagcagctggcgAGCTCACAACAGTAA